The following are encoded in a window of Amaranthus tricolor cultivar Red isolate AtriRed21 chromosome 2, ASM2621246v1, whole genome shotgun sequence genomic DNA:
- the LOC130805583 gene encoding uncharacterized protein LOC130805583, with amino-acid sequence MVDYAFQYAIPHIVSTLQPRVRTNKKCRIQIDHSKGHSQLFNDYFAENPTYSSRLFQRRFRMRKHVFLRIMKAISNNDAWFTTKIDATGKKSLSALQKCTAALRMLAYRVAADQVDEYLRISESTAQKALTHITKAIINQFWQHYFRKPTPQDLTRLLAFSEEQGFPGMIVANYDLWIWHAFFGMPASYEDLNVLYRSPLLVDLFEGRAPPVNFTVNGNQYGMAYYLTDGIYPKWATFIRSITEPQTPKARLFDFPNLNSRLTKLSAYEKQPTDANLSCFLLDNFKFSTSFLQQSS; translated from the exons ATGGTTGATTATGCCTTTCAATACGCTATTCCTCATATTGTTTCAACACTACAACCAAGAGTGAGAACCAACAAAAAATGTCGAATTCAAATAGACCATTCAAAAGGTCATTCCCAACTATTTAATGACTATTTTGCTGAAAATCCTACATATTCTTCTCGATTGTTTCAACGTAGGTTTAGGATGAGAAAACATGTATTTTTACGGATAATGAAAGCTATCTCCAACAACGATGCATGGTTCACTACCAAAATTGATGCAACTGGTAAAAAAAGTCTAAGTGCTTTACAAAAGTGTACTGCAGCTCTTCGTATGCTAGCATACAGGGTGGCTGCTGATCAAGTTGATGAGTACCTCCGAATTAGCGAAAGCACAGCACAAAAAGCACTCACTCATATCACAAAGGCAATAATCAACCAATTTTGGCAACATTATTTTAGAAAACCAACACCACAAGATTTGACGAGATTATTGGCCTTTAGTGAAGAACAAGGATTCCCTGGCATGATTG TCGCTAATTATGACTTATGGATATGGCATGCCTTTTTTGGGATGCCAGCTTCATATGAAGATCTCAACGTGCTATATCGATCACCtcttttagttgatttgtttgaaggaaggGCACCACCTGTCAATTTCACAGTGAATGGAAATCAATACGGTATGGCTTACTATCTCACCGATGGCATTTATCCTAAATGGGCTACTTTTATTCGGTCTATAACTGAACCACAAACACCAAAAGCAAGGTTATTTGATTTTCCTAATTTGAATTCTAGGTTGACCAAACTATCAGCATACGAAAAGCAGCCAACTGATGCTAATCTTTCATGCTTTTTGCTTGATAACTTTAAGTTTAGTACATCATTTTTACAACAATCCTCCTGA
- the LOC130805584 gene encoding uncharacterized protein LOC130805584, with protein MFHHHHQSHNVNSNIDNYSTQIRGESLDENKMEYDDVVDDDDDDDDDENEGNDQDDQYGEDRGNFVYHDASLYTQPSFQDLLSRFGSPPNFTQLVQPSQQQPNDEAPIPSKKSWDLIEDIALICSVMNTNTDPVVSTNQKIRVRWQKVKEAYEVARMERPHLITRRTADMLKCRWGRVAPACLKWSGSYVEALRRKKNGTRDEDVLKKAHLIHQRKYGNFNLIEQWKILAKYNKWKQVVESNQKKPLDQQPTGGVSSESSGKRSRTEEDSETLTSEAQGGSSTRSEGVKKAKARMTGKMVVDQSIQALSTFGESFLLNSEIMKEKTELQKQKEARKQKQLQMEEY; from the coding sequence atgtttcaccaccatcatcaatctcACAATGTCAACTCTAATATTGATAACTATTCAACTCAGATAAGGGGTGAAAGTTTAGATGAAAATAAGATGGAGTATGAtgatgttgttgatgatgatgatgatgatgatgatgatgaaaatgaaggaAATGATCAAGATGATCAATATGGTGAAGATAGAGGAAATTTTGTTTATCATGATGCTAGTCTCTACACCCAACCATCATTTCAAGATCTACTTTCACGATTTGGTTCACCACCGAACTTCACTCAATTGGTTCAACCATCTCAACAGCAACCTAATGATGAAGCCCCTATACCTTCAAAGAAAAGTTGGGATTTGATTGAAGATATTGCTCTCATATGTTCAGTTATGAACACAAATACAGATCCAGTTGTGAGCACAAACCAAAAGATAAGAGTGAGGTGGCAAAAAGTTAAGGAAGCTTATGAAGTAGCAAGGATGGAACGACCCCATCTAATCACACGCAGAACCGCCGACATGCTTAAATGTCGTTGGGGTAGAGTTGCTCCAGCATGTTTGAAGTGGTCTGGAAGTTATGTCGAGGCTCttagaaggaagaagaatggcACGAGAGACGAAGATGTccttaaaaaagcacatttaaTCCATCAAAGAAAATACGGTAACTTTAACTTGATTGAGCAATGGAAAATTTTAGCGAAGTATAACAAGTGGAAGCAAGTGGTAGAAAGTAATCAAAAAAAACCATTGGATCAACAACCAACTGGTGGTGTGAGTAGTGAAAGTAGTGGGAAAAGATCAAGGACGGAAGAAGATTCTGAAACTCTAACAAGTGAAGCTCAAGGAGGATCATCTACTCGCTCCGAGGGTGTGAAAAAGGCGAAGGCTCGCATGACTGGGAAAATGGTCGTAGATCAATCAATTCAAGCTTTGAGTACATTTGGAGAAAGTTTTCTacttaattcagaaataatgaaGGAGAAGACagaacttcaaaaacaaaaagaagccAGAAAACAAAAACAGCTTCAAATGGAAGAATATTGA